In Drosophila simulans strain w501 chromosome X, Prin_Dsim_3.1, whole genome shotgun sequence, one DNA window encodes the following:
- the LOC6725779 gene encoding putative protein kinase C delta type homolog isoform X2: protein MMFTRAQVRKQKTSNSSSQRPRSSGGSSRHETRYKQSSTSSSGAGSGLSGASGASGARRDQYRDRDHYGKHSFELPRQHSKEEAYHRDRESSAGGGDRGERSGIGGNGGGVTGGGVYVDRRTRPRSITNRRGAIKHQKTHDINGHRFVAKFFRQPTFCAFCNLFLWGFGKQGYQCIICQTVVHKKCHDKLLGKCSGSVFTSASTILLRERFKIDMPHRFKPHTFMSPTFCDHCGSLMGGFFIQGLKCEECDVNCHKKCERLTANLCGVNQKLIVEALNHVKRGAREARDSPSTPPSLNPAYKIEASEEHDETSYTYSQFQKSGRFTAPATVIPRFKNYSVDDFHFLAVLGKGSFGKVLLAELRDTTYYYAIKCLKKDVVLEDDDVDSTLIERKVLALGTKHPYLCHLFCTFQTESHLFFVMEYLNGGDLMFHIQESGRFSEERARFYGAEIISGLKFLHKKGIIYRDLKLDNVLLDYEGHVRIADFGMCKLQIYLDKTADSFCGTPDYMAPEIIKGEKYNQNVDWWSFGVLLYEMLIGQSPFSGCDEDELFWSICNEIPWFPVYISAEATGILKGLLEKDYTKRIGSQYSPAGDIADHIFFRPIDWGLLEKRQIEPPFKPQVKHPLDTQYFDRVFTRERVRLTPIDKEILASMDQKQFHGFTYTNPHITLD from the exons ATGATGTTCACACGTGCCCAGGTGCGCAAACAGAAGACCAGCAACTCGAGCAGCCAGCGACCACGGAGCTCGGGAGGATCGTCCCGCCATGAG ACACGCTACAAACAAAGCTCCACCAGCAGTAGTGGAGCAGGCAGTGGCTTGAGTGGCGCCAGTGGAGCCTCCGGCGCCCGAAGGGATCAGTATCGGGACAGGGATCACTATGGAAAGCATTCCTTTGAGCTGCCACGCCAGCACTCCAAGGAGGAGGCCTATCATCGGGATCGGGAGAGCAGTGCGGGTGGTGGCGACAGGGGCGAAAGGAGTGGCATTGGTGGCAATGGTGGCGGCGTCACCGGCGGTGGCGTCTACGTGGACAGAAGAACTCGCCCGAGGAGCATAACCAATCGCCGGGGGGCGATCAAACATCAGAA AACCCACGACATCAATGGTCATCGTTTTGTGGCCAAATTCTTTCGCCAGCCCACCTTTTGTGCCTTCTGCAATTTGTTTCTCTGGGGATTTGGCAAGCAGGGCTATCAGTGCATTA TTTGCCAAACGGTGGTGCACAAAAAGTGCCATGATAAGCTCCTGGGTAAATGTTCCGGTTCCGTCTTCACCTCAGCCAGTACAATT TTACTACGCGAACGTTTCAAGATCGATATGCCACATCGGTTTAAGCCGCACACTTTTATGTCGCCGACTTTTTGTGACCATTGCGGATCTTTAATGGGTGGATTTTTCATTCAGGGCCTCAAATGCGAAG AATGTGACGTGAATTGTCACAAGAAATGCGAGCGGCTCACGGCCAATTTATGCGGTGTCAATCAGAAACTCATTGTTGAGGCACTCAACCACGTGAAGCGAG GAGCCCGAGAAGCCCGTGACTCACCCAGCACTCCACCCAGTTTGAATCCAGCCTATAAAATCGAGGCCAGCGAAGAACACGATG AAACATCATATACATATTCACAATTCCAAAAATCCGGACGTTTCACTGCGCCAGCAACAGTAATACCTAGATTTAAGAATTATTCGGTAGATGATTTCCACTTTCTGGCCGTTCTTGGCAAGGGAAGTTTCGGCAAG GTCCTGCTTGCTGAGCTGCGTGACACCACATACTACTATGCCATCAAGTGCCTGAAAAAGGATGTCGTCCTGGAGGATGACGATGTGGACTCCACGCTCATCGAACGCAAGGTCCTGGCCCTGGGCACCAAACATCCGTATCTGTGTCATCTGTTTTGCACCTTCCAAACGGAG AGCCACTTGTTCTTTGTGATGGAGTACCTGAATGGCGGTGATCTCATGTTCCACATCCAGGAGAGCGGTCGCTTTTCCGAGGAGCGAGCCAGATTCTATGGGGCCGAAATCATCTCGGGCCTCAAATTCCTGCACAAAAAGGGCATTATCTATAG GGATCTCAAACTGGATAATGTCCTGCTGGACTACGAGGGACATGTTCGCATTGCCGATTTTGGCAtgtgcaaattgcaaatcTATTTGGACAAGACGGCAGATAGCTTTTGCGGCACACCCGATTATATGGCGCCCGAAATCATTAAG GGTGAAAAGTACAATCAGAATGTGGATTGGTGGTCGTTTGGTGTGCTGCTCTACGAAATGCTGATTGGACAGTCGCCATTCAGTGGCTGCGATGAAGACGAGCTCTTCTGGTCCATTTGCAATGAAATTCCATGGTTCCCAGTTTACATATCCGCCGAGGCCACCGGGATTCTCAAGGGG TTGCTGGAGAAGGACTACACGAAGCGTATTGGTTCGCAGTACAGCCCGGCTGGTGATATAGCCGATCATATATTCTTCCGCCCGATCGACTGGGGTTTGCTGGAAAAGCGACAAATCGAGCCGCCCTTCAAGCCGCAAGTG AAACACCCCCTGGATACCCAGTACTTCGATCGGGTCTTCACCAGGGAAAGGGTGCGTCTAACCCCCATCGACAAGGAGATACTGGCATCCATGGATCAGAAGCAGTTCCACGGCTTCACCTACACAAATCCTCACATCACCCTGGACTAG
- the LOC6725779 gene encoding nucleoprotein TPR isoform X1, giving the protein MPLYSDSTNYYYSGGSSQLYSPYYSSGLGLNLGMGSSPGSSYTSSYNRSYPASYMVPLSPSSPRSPSSYSSGSSGGSSSLHGLGSRYQPKLTTITETGRHSGHSSLMPLTRINSPKYSSSVTTPSYGSSGASSRYIPARPIAINTADIDVSSSRYRRAVPSKSQEKEQLKEEVKQKEQKEQAEEEVKPSPKETPAESSDAGAESRPNRRSTIRRNRPVVRLSTIRRRSKDRSAESPKKEQVQEHQFRDLPPATEPSLSWRQKLAEELAAFPVTSNKKSPGELLRERFYIKDEKEEPTNFNRAQIQELVQPQSAHKTSTPEVEISAKKEVDDEKEDDSDKQEQELEEMQETIRRLSLVQCPTFHDICEDISSDKIDDDLNAGELRRRASIIQEQEQEILNKLQKSNSGSFQLIHLERRSSHDSTTTNDEDLKERSKRRSKKSKKMRHKITAIVEVENAPQAQPVEHMPSVLELNEESLLIQPLTSGSGSSSTPTPSPKPKFTVNVETVEEHHQIHKIFKLPKKKTVPKDQDDSSLPEGFMKAAPKTTKTSPLKKANKQQLVNEAQIFTFDEAAIQQQQQVQQQQQTQPQPELPKTEAKVEGVATAKPIRKAIQKSESGEDFWSQIGSRETLYMTNRKKVFNMRQEQQEQLLEEESPATPKEAKTDLKTPTTPKLKSEILIELKTTPSIVSTSGKSEVQKVPSAPLTPTVVKTNQVEAKKVESIDTSSKAPASAISKTAESPKLKSATDNNKDKPTMAKKDLPKLKTAEDTKPTITTKATTATPTMASPKTTQTKEEISQKTESAATSQIKADKPTALQVKPQELTKVAAPTTPQAKVETPTKDSPTRKIVPPTTPQAKVETPTKDSPTRKIATPTTPQAKAAASTISPLTTPQKTPQAKAATDEPKSTPAAPKTTMAKISMTTMAGTTVAEAGKTISPKGIKQSGNAVAMPAATPTTPTTATGKSKLNETAGPKINSGQPAKSPEQQQATAAAVETKINKTTDKEQQQQQQQPQQQQQQLIDTAATLVPQTETKTKLTEAAEPTSKSKVQSPKTTKPKSAGKTNVGKKKAATPAAAAAAAAAPAAAAATEAVTALSESNVTPINADQFITLAPTKAAKTSPNKQQALQLQQQHEEQQRQQQQATNASSPAATGDATTTPTTITIGVAAVNVAAVAVAAAAAAAATDAAADATTSLSSNNSCGEGVGNNLSKFATVSNLAQCLRDVDAELDDYIPSSAENSQEDDDDDGSGSSSDDYSSVDGCANLSASMKKKLRKEKKKQKAKAAAAEAKRFDPHKKIKIDTTNKCYVKEEAPRYPLVATPRPLWKREKIVYSDENTDDESGSEEGSGGSLDEDSDDESGGEECSSTSSSASSEDLDAVAMATKGGSSNATTVLDSPSSSGSNAGTLGVPSAGSGGGGGASTSSSPSIIRMSTCSNDSGFEGGTAPSSPKKMLETSYTYSQFQKSGRFTAPATVIPRFKNYSVDDFHFLAVLGKGSFGKVLLAELRDTTYYYAIKCLKKDVVLEDDDVDSTLIERKVLALGTKHPYLCHLFCTFQTESHLFFVMEYLNGGDLMFHIQESGRFSEERARFYGAEIISGLKFLHKKGIIYRDLKLDNVLLDYEGHVRIADFGMCKLQIYLDKTADSFCGTPDYMAPEIIKGEKYNQNVDWWSFGVLLYEMLIGQSPFSGCDEDELFWSICNEIPWFPVYISAEATGILKGLLEKDYTKRIGSQYSPAGDIADHIFFRPIDWGLLEKRQIEPPFKPQVKHPLDTQYFDRVFTRERVRLTPIDKEILASMDQKQFHGFTYTNPHITLD; this is encoded by the exons ATGCCTCTGTATTCGGATTCAACCAACTACTACTATAGTGGCGGCAGCAGTCAGCTGTATTCGCCGTACTATAGTTCCGGCTTGGGTCTCAACTTGGGCATGGGATCCTCACCAGGATCGAGCTATACGTCCAGCTACAATCGCTCATATCCGGCCAGCTATATGGTACCCCTGAGTCCCTCCTCGCCGAGATCGCCGAGCAGTTATTCCAGTGGCAGCTCCGGCGGCAGTAGCTCCCTCCATGGCCTGGGCTCCAGATATCAACCCAAACTGACCACGATTACGGAGACGGGTCGGCACAGTGGTCATAGCAGCCTAATGCCTCTGACCAGGATTAACTCACCGAAATACAGCAGCTCGGTGACCACTCCGAGCTATGGTTCATCGGGCGCCAGTAGTCGGTACATACCAGCCAGACCCATTGCCATCAATACGGCGGATATCGATGTGAGCTCCTCGCGATATCGCAGGGCAGTGCCATCCAAGTCGCAGGAAAAGGAGCAGCTCAAGGAGGAGGTGAAGcaaaaggagcagaaggagcaggcAGAGGAGGAGGTTAAGCCTTCTCCCAAGGAAACACCAGCCGAAAGTTCAGATGCAGGTGCCGAAAGCAGACCCAATCGTAGGTCAACCATCAGGAGAAATCGTCCGGTTGTAAGACTATCTACCATACGAAGACGCAGCAAGGATCGCAGTGCCGAGAGTCCCAAGAAGGAGCAAGTGCAGGAGCATCAATTCAGGGATCTGCCACCTGCCACCGAGCCCAGTTTGAGTTGGCGTCAAAAGTTGGCCGAAGAATTGGCAGCCTTTCCAGTGACCAGCAACAAAAAGTCACCCGGCGAATTGCTTCGCGAGAGATTCTATATAAAAGATGAGAAGGAGGAACCAACCAATTTCAATAGAGCCCAAATCCAAGAGCTTGTCCAACCACAAAGTGCTCATAAAACTTCGACTCCGGAAGTGGAGATAAGTGCCAAAAAGGAAGTGGATGATGAAAAGGAGGATGACTCCGATAAACAGGAACAGGAACTGGAGGAAATGCAGGAGACCATTCGTCGTTTGAGTTTGGTCCAATGTCCGACATTTCATGACATTTGCGAGGATATTTCATCCGATAAAATTGATGATGATCTGAATGCCGGAGAACTCAGACGCAGGGCCTCCATTATTCAGGAGCAAGAACAGGAAATACTAAATAAATTGCAGAAGTCGAACTCCGGCAGCTTTCAGTTGATCCACCTGGAACGTAGATCCAGTCACGATAGTACCACCACAAACGATGAAGATCTCAAGGAGAGATCCAAAAGGCGGTCCAAGAAGAGTAAGAAGATGCGCCACAAGATCACCGCCATTGTTGAGGTGGAAAATGCGCCCCAAGCTCAGCCAGTGGAACATATGCCCAGTGTTTTGGAGTTGAATGAGGAATCCCTATTAATACAACCATTGACTTCCGGTTCCGGTTCGAGTTCCACTCCAACTCCCAGTCCGAAACCGAAGTTCACCGTTAATGTGGAGACTGTGGAGGAACATCATCAGATACACAAGATCTTCAAGTTGCCCAAGAAAAAGACAGTGCCCAAGGATCAGGACGATTCGTCTTTGCCCGAAGGTTTCATGAAAGCTGCGCCCAAAACAACCAAGACATCGCCTCTGAAGAAAGCAAATAAGCAGCAACTTGTGAATGAGGCCCAGATTTTTACCTTTGATGAGGCAGCCatacaacagcagcaacaagtgcagcagcagcaacaaacgcAGCCGCAACCGGAACTACCTAAAACCGAGGCCAAGGTCGAGGGCGTGGCTACGGCCAAGCCCATTCGTAAGGCTATACAGAAATCGGAGAGCGGCGAGGACTTTTGGTCGCAGATCGGTTCCAGGGAAACCCTATACATGACCAATCGCAAAAAGGTCTTTAACATGCGACAAGAGCAACAGGAGCAGCTCCTGGAGGAGGAATCGCCAGCAACGCCAAAGGAAGCAAAGACAGATTTAAAGACACCAACAACTCCCAAGCTCAAATCGGAAATTCTCATCGAGCTGAAGACAACACCTTCCATTGTGTCCACAAGTGGCAAATCGGAAGTTCAAAAGGTACCATCAGCACCACTTACTCCAACGGTTGTAAAAACTAACCAAGTCGAAGCAAAGAAAGTAGAATCAATCGATACTTCAAGCAAAGCACCTGCTAGTGCAATATCAAAAACTGCTGAATCTCCAAAATTGAAATCCGCAACTGATAATAATAAGGACAAGCCGACGATGGCCAAAAAAGACTTGCCAAAACTAAAAACGGCAGAAGACACTAagccaacaataacaaccaAAGCGACAACTGCAACACCAACGATGGCCTCaccaaaaacaacacaaactAAGGAGGAAATATcacaaaaaacagaaagtgCAGCTACATCACAAATAAAGGCCGATAAACCAACAGCACTGCAAGTAAAACCACAAGAACTAACGAAAGTAGCAGCACCCACAACTCCACAAGCTAAAGTAGAAACACCGACAAAGGATTCTCCAACAAGAAAGATTGTCCCACCAACAACACCACAGGCAAAGGTCGAAACACCGACAAAGGATTCTCCAACAAGAAAGATTGCAACGCCAACAACACCACAAGCTAAAGCAGCTGCATCAACAATAtcaccacttacaacaccaCAAAAAACACCGCAAGCCAAGGCAGCAACAGATGAGCCCAAGtcaacaccagcagcaccaaAGACAACAATGGCCAAGATCAGCATGACAACAATGGCAGGAACAACTGTTGCCGAGGCAGGAAAAACAATCTCACCCAAGGGGATCAAGCAATCTGGCAACGCCGTAGCcatgccagcagcaacaccgacaacaccaacaacagcaacaggcaaatcaaaattgaaCGAAACAGCagggccaaaaataaatagcgGGCAGCCGGCCAAGTCACCTGAACAACAACaggcaacagcagccgcagtcgaaacgaaaataaataaaacaacggACAaggaacaacagcagcagcagcagcagccgcagcaacagcagcaacaactgatCGACACGGCAGCAACATTGGTGCCACAAACGGAAACCAAAACGAAATTGACGGAAGCCGCTGAGCCAACGAGCAAGTCAAAGGTGCAATCACCGAAAACGACAAAGCCAAAAAGTGCCGGCAAAACAAATGTTGGCAAAAAGAAGGCTGcaacgccagcagcagcagcagcagcagccgccgcaccagcagcagcagcagcaacagaagctgTTACGGCTTTGTCTGAGAGCAATGTGACCCCAATCAATGCCGATCAATTTATAACGCTGGCCCCCACAAAGGCGGCCAAAACATCACCGAACAAGCAGCAAgcattgcaattgcaacagcaacatgaggagcagcagcggcagcagcaacaggccaCAAATGCGTCATCGCCGGCGGCAACTGGCGATGCAACCACAACGcccacaacaataacaattggtgttgctgctgttaatgttgctgctgttgctgttgctgctgctgctgctgctgctgctactgatgctgctgctgatgcgacTACCTCgctcagcagcaacaacagctgcgGCGAAGGCGTCGGCAATAATTTATCAAAGTTTGCAACAGTATCGAATTTGGCACAGTGTCTGCGAGACGTTGATGCCGAGCTAGACGACTATATACCCTCGTCGGCGGAAAATAGCCaagaagacgacgacgacgacgggaGCGGCAGCAGTTCCGACGATTATTCCAGTGTTGACGGTTGTGCGAACTTAAGCGCCAGCATGAAAAAGAAACTGCGCAAGgagaaaaagaagcaaaaggcgaaagccgccgccgccgaggcGAAAAGGTTCGATCCGCACAAGAAGATCAAGATCGATACGACGAACAAGTGTTATGTGAAGGAGGAGGCGCCCAGGTATCCACTGGTGGCCACACCGCGCCCGCTGTGGAAGCGCGAGAAGATCGTCTATTCGGATGAGAATACGGACGATGAGAGCGGCAGCGAGGAGGGCAGCGGCGGCTCCTTGGACGAGGACAGCGACGATGAGAGCGGCGGCGAGGAGTGcagctccaccagcagcagcgccagttCCGAGGATCTCGATGCGGTGGCCATGGCCACCAAGGGTGGTAGCTCCAATGCCACAACGGTGCTGGATTCGCCCAGTTCCAGCGGCTCAAATGCCGGAACACTGGGTGTTCCCAGTGCTGGtagtggcggtggtggtggcgccTCCACATCCAGCTCACCGTCCATCATCCGGATGAGCACCTGCAGCAACGATTCCGGATTCGAAGGCGGCACCGCGCCCTCCAGTCCCAAGAAGATGTTAG AAACATCATATACATATTCACAATTCCAAAAATCCGGACGTTTCACTGCGCCAGCAACAGTAATACCTAGATTTAAGAATTATTCGGTAGATGATTTCCACTTTCTGGCCGTTCTTGGCAAGGGAAGTTTCGGCAAG GTCCTGCTTGCTGAGCTGCGTGACACCACATACTACTATGCCATCAAGTGCCTGAAAAAGGATGTCGTCCTGGAGGATGACGATGTGGACTCCACGCTCATCGAACGCAAGGTCCTGGCCCTGGGCACCAAACATCCGTATCTGTGTCATCTGTTTTGCACCTTCCAAACGGAG AGCCACTTGTTCTTTGTGATGGAGTACCTGAATGGCGGTGATCTCATGTTCCACATCCAGGAGAGCGGTCGCTTTTCCGAGGAGCGAGCCAGATTCTATGGGGCCGAAATCATCTCGGGCCTCAAATTCCTGCACAAAAAGGGCATTATCTATAG GGATCTCAAACTGGATAATGTCCTGCTGGACTACGAGGGACATGTTCGCATTGCCGATTTTGGCAtgtgcaaattgcaaatcTATTTGGACAAGACGGCAGATAGCTTTTGCGGCACACCCGATTATATGGCGCCCGAAATCATTAAG GGTGAAAAGTACAATCAGAATGTGGATTGGTGGTCGTTTGGTGTGCTGCTCTACGAAATGCTGATTGGACAGTCGCCATTCAGTGGCTGCGATGAAGACGAGCTCTTCTGGTCCATTTGCAATGAAATTCCATGGTTCCCAGTTTACATATCCGCCGAGGCCACCGGGATTCTCAAGGGG TTGCTGGAGAAGGACTACACGAAGCGTATTGGTTCGCAGTACAGCCCGGCTGGTGATATAGCCGATCATATATTCTTCCGCCCGATCGACTGGGGTTTGCTGGAAAAGCGACAAATCGAGCCGCCCTTCAAGCCGCAAGTG AAACACCCCCTGGATACCCAGTACTTCGATCGGGTCTTCACCAGGGAAAGGGTGCGTCTAACCCCCATCGACAAGGAGATACTGGCATCCATGGATCAGAAGCAGTTCCACGGCTTCACCTACACAAATCCTCACATCACCCTGGACTAG
- the LOC27207462 gene encoding uncharacterized protein LOC27207462, with product MHTLGLLILSLLGLVDSYGHQPLLRNIIKVRASGFMPFESDLLLPLNILRQLQSYDRSSHYIGQRAKPIVRPKVKQQIRLERAHPLREAKGVQLYNLIDDDGELLLNLKVHNDQKGTAPENYQEEKYQSRYQSYDSPWMPSKWRPTSEFPLGVTSSSPRPLPLHQYLGQNTNRIDQNTAKRRRQDIWPHK from the coding sequence ATGCACACTTTGGGCCTTTTAATTCTGAGCCTTTTAGGCCTGGTCGATAGTTATGGCCATCAGCCGCTACTGAGAAATATCATCAAAGTGCGAGCCAGCGGCTTTATGCCCTTCGAATCGGATTTACTACTGCCATTGAATATCCTGCGGCAGTTGCAGTCCTACGATCGATCATCGCATTACATTGGCCAGAGGGCAAAGCCCATAGTGAGGCCAAAGGTCAAGCAACAAATCAGATTGGAGAGAGCGCATCCTTTGCGGGAGGCCAAAGGTGTTCAGCTCTACAACTTGATCGATGACGATGGTGAACTACTGCTGAATCTCAAGGTTCACAACGATCAGAAGGGGACGGCACCGGAAAATTATCAGGAGGAGAAATACCAAAGCAGATACCAGAGCTACGATTCACCATGGATGCCCTCGAAATGGAGACCCACCAGCGAATTTCCGCTGGGTGTGACCTCCTCatcgccacgcccactgccccTGCATCAGTATCTTGGCCAAAACACAAATCGCATCGATCAAAATACGGCGAAAAGGAGGCGGCAGGATATATGGCCACACaaataa
- the LOC6739857 gene encoding glycine-rich cell wall structural protein 1.8, producing the protein MRLLYKPRIVWIGASVGFLFCYVKFHSFQPPSKKLPAMKIFVCLLATLAATASAGFIGGSGGGGGGGGYSYGIGSGGGGGGHQEVKTIQVIHQEGGGYSGGGGHGGYSGGHGGYSGGGHQEIKTIKVIQQEGGGYAGGHGGYSGGHGGYSGGGHQEVKTVKVIHEEGHALGGGGYAGGLAGHGHGHGGHQEVKLVKVIHEEGGHGHGHGGGYSHGGFSGGHQEVKTVKVIHQEAGGHGGYSGGHGGYSGGHGGYSGGGHQEVKTVKVIHEEGHALGGGGGYAGGYSGGFSGHGHGHGGHEEVKVVKVIHEEGGHSHGGHDHGHGHSHGGFEEVKTIKVIHEEGGHAHGHGPAPIISNEYLPPSNEYLPPVSAPQPGYLPPSSSWK; encoded by the exons ATGCGGCTGCTATATAAACCGCGGATCGTTTGGATTGGAGCATCAGTTGGCTTCCTCTTCTGCTACGTGAAGTTCCATAGTTTTCAACCCCCAAGCAAGAAACTTCCAGCAATGAAG ATCTTTGTGTGTCTCCTGGCTACGTTGGCTGCCACCGCATCGGCTGGCTTCATTGGCGGAtccggcggtggtggcggtggcggtggctaCAGCTATGGAATCGGttccggcggcggcggtggtggccaccaggAGGTGAAGACCATCCAGGTGATCCACCAGGAGGGTGGCGGCTactccggcggcggcggtcATGGCGGTTACTCTGGTGGCCATGGAGGATACTCTGGCGGCGGCCACCAGGAGATCAAGACCATCAAGGTTATTCAGCAGGAAGGTGGCGGCTATGCCGGCGGTCATGGCGGTTACTCTGGTGGTCACGGTGGCTACTCTGGCGGTGGACACCAGGAGGTGAAGACCGTTAAGGTCATCCATGAGGAAGGACATGCCCTGGGCGGCGGCGGTTATGCCGGAGGCCTTGCCGGCCATGGACACGGACATGGTGGCCATCAGGAGGTGAAATTGGTCAAGGTCATCCATGAGGAGGGCGGTCATGGCCACGGTCACGGCGGTGGCTACTCCCACGGTGGATTCTCCGGCGGTCATCAGGAGGTTAAGACTGTGAAGGTCATCCACCAGGAGGCTGGCGGTCATGGCGGTTACTCTGGCGGACATGGTGGCTACTCTGGCGGCCATGGTGGCTACTCCGGCGGCGGTCACCAGGAGGTCAAGACCGTTAAGGTTATCCACGAGGAGGGACACGCtttgggcggcggcggcggctatGCCGGTGGATACTCCGGTGGCTTCTCCGgccatggacatggacatggtgGCCACGAGGAAGTGAAGGTGGTCAAGGTGATCCATGAGGAGGGCGGTCACAGCCATGGCGGCCACGATCACGGACACGGTCACTCGCACGGCGGATTCGAGGAGGTCAAGACCATCAAGGTCATTCACGAGGAgggtggccacgcccacggccaCGGACCCGCCCCCATCATCAGCAACGAATACCTGCCGCCCAGCAATGAGTACCTGCCCCCCGTATCCGCTCCCCAGCCCGGATATCTGCCCCCATCCTCCAGCTGGAAGTGA
- the LOC6739858 gene encoding ras-related protein Rab-40C isoform X2 produces MGTMTKDYDYLLKVLLVGDSDVGKHEILSNLEDPSTESPFCSGNDCTSHIFQTVAYKTTTILLEGKRVKLQLWDTSGQGRFCTIIRSYSRGAQGIILVYDITNKWSFDGIDRWLKEVDEHAPGIPKVLVGNRLHLAFKRQVAAKQAETYASRNNMSCFEISPLCDFNIRESFCELARMALHRNGMEHIWRSNKVLSLQELCCRTIVRRTSVYAIDSLPLPPSVKSTLKSYALTTSQCFNSLTQSSKSKNRCKTPTSSSRNSCAIA; encoded by the exons ATGGGAACCATGACCAAGGACTACGACTATCTGCTGAAGGTTCTACTGGTGGGCGACAGCGATGTGGGCAAGCACGAGATTCTCTCAAACCTGGAGGATCCCTCCACGGAGAGTCCCTTCTGCAGTGGGAACG ACTGCACATCTCATATCTTCCAAACGGTAGCCTACAAGACGACCACCATCCTGCTGGAGGGCAAGCGGGTGAAGCTGCAGCTGTGGGACACCTCTGGCCAGGGACGCTTCTGCACGATCATTCGCTCGTATTCGCGCGGCGCCCAGGGCATCATCCTCGTTTACGACATCACCAACAAGTGGAGCTTCGACGGTATCGATCGGTGGCTCAAGGAGGTGGACGAG CATGCCCCAGGAATTCCGAAGGTTCTTGTCGGCAATCGCCTGCACTTGGCCTTCAAGCGACAGGTGGCGGCCAAACAGGCCGAGACCTACGCCAGCCGCAACAACATGTCCTGCTTCGAGATATCGCCTCTCTGCGACTTCAACATCCGCGAGTCCTTCTGCGAACTGGCGCGGATGGCCCTGCATCGCAACGGCATGGAGCACATCTGGCGCAGCAATAAGG TGCTGTCGCTTCAGGAATTGTGCTGCAGGACGATCGTGCGAAGGACGAGCGTGTATGCGATCGattcgctgccgctgccgccgtcgGTCAAGTCGACGCTCAAGTCATACGCGCTGACCACGTCGCAGTGCTTCAACTCGCTGACCCAGAGCTCCAAGAGCAAGAACCGCTGCAAGACGCCGACGAGCAGCAGTCGGAATAGCTGTGCGATCGCGTGA
- the LOC6739858 gene encoding ras-related protein Rab-40C isoform X1 — MGTMTKDYDYLLKVLLVGDSDVGKHEILSNLEDPSTESPFCSGNAYKTTTILLEGKRVKLQLWDTSGQGRFCTIIRSYSRGAQGIILVYDITNKWSFDGIDRWLKEVDEHAPGIPKVLVGNRLHLAFKRQVAAKQAETYASRNNMSCFEISPLCDFNIRESFCELARMALHRNGMEHIWRSNKVLSLQELCCRTIVRRTSVYAIDSLPLPPSVKSTLKSYALTTSQCFNSLTQSSKSKNRCKTPTSSSRNSCAIA; from the exons ATGGGAACCATGACCAAGGACTACGACTATCTGCTGAAGGTTCTACTGGTGGGCGACAGCGATGTGGGCAAGCACGAGATTCTCTCAAACCTGGAGGATCCCTCCACGGAGAGTCCCTTCTGCAGTGGGAACG CCTACAAGACGACCACCATCCTGCTGGAGGGCAAGCGGGTGAAGCTGCAGCTGTGGGACACCTCTGGCCAGGGACGCTTCTGCACGATCATTCGCTCGTATTCGCGCGGCGCCCAGGGCATCATCCTCGTTTACGACATCACCAACAAGTGGAGCTTCGACGGTATCGATCGGTGGCTCAAGGAGGTGGACGAG CATGCCCCAGGAATTCCGAAGGTTCTTGTCGGCAATCGCCTGCACTTGGCCTTCAAGCGACAGGTGGCGGCCAAACAGGCCGAGACCTACGCCAGCCGCAACAACATGTCCTGCTTCGAGATATCGCCTCTCTGCGACTTCAACATCCGCGAGTCCTTCTGCGAACTGGCGCGGATGGCCCTGCATCGCAACGGCATGGAGCACATCTGGCGCAGCAATAAGG TGCTGTCGCTTCAGGAATTGTGCTGCAGGACGATCGTGCGAAGGACGAGCGTGTATGCGATCGattcgctgccgctgccgccgtcgGTCAAGTCGACGCTCAAGTCATACGCGCTGACCACGTCGCAGTGCTTCAACTCGCTGACCCAGAGCTCCAAGAGCAAGAACCGCTGCAAGACGCCGACGAGCAGCAGTCGGAATAGCTGTGCGATCGCGTGA